TGGCTTGGTTGGGTTACCCGCTGAAGAGTTTAGAGTCGTGCGGAAGGTCATATTTCCCAATATTGAACCGAACTGACTCAACTTGTTCCGAGGATGGAAATTGAAGAGACTGTGCCTCTTGGTCTGTGTCATTTGAAAACTCCGATTTGACAGTTTGCGTTGAAACGTTTGAGGTGATGTGATGTGGAGAGTGGCTTCTCCAATATTAATTTAACCCCCGCTGCAAGCTTCGTGACATGAGGTTTTACCCTGGACCTAACATTCCGTCTTCTGGGATTTCGCGTTTCGCTTTTCAGGCTCGAATTCGCGTTATTCCTAGAAGAAAGTATTTTATACAGTTTGAGAATTATATACCCAGGGATGGAACTCGAGCGCCTGTCAATGTTTGACAGTGCAACCATCTTTGACAGGAGGTTGTGTACCATGTTGTCTCTGGAGCGTTACAATCCTCTTCAAGGATGGCTTGCCAAGGCTGAAGGATTTGCTTCACCCCAGAATCTTTATGACCGGTTTCAGTCACCGGAAATTACTAGACACTTCCCCGACAAATGTTCTCGAAGCCTTATTAACGTTATGCGAAAAACTGATATCGCCAATGATTTCCAATACGACCTCGGTAATCGACGGTCATTTCAATTGAGCGAGCGGGTTTCTGTCCGAAAGAACGGGCCCCATCAGATCAGTCGTATTTCCGATCTACTTCCGGATCTTCAGACTCCATTTCCTCTTATCACGAAAATATCATTGGTAACGTATGACGCACTCGAAGCCAACTACCGTCGAAATGTGGGAATTCGTTAAACTATTCGGCCCGCTAATGTTATCTCCATGACAAATCTCGCCAGAATGTGatttttaataaattctCGCCTCTCTCATATTGTGCTTTTTGGGCAGTGAAAGATGCAATCGCTTCTGCAGTATCGAAGGGCTGGTGCTGCGGCTCAGGCGCAGATTGATCGTGATATTGGCAAGGCGAGACAGCACACGACATCCAACGCTGGGCGCGATATCGAAGCTGCGCGGGAATGTCGAAAGTCTTTGGATGAGAAGGACGAGCCGAGTCCTGGGCGGTTGCCTCCTATCACTGAAGCAGATACATATGCTTCGAGCGATGAGATTCCCGAACAGTCGCTGCAGCAGATTGTAACGGCACAAACCATTCGACAGTGCATGTCCGGAGGAATTGCTCTGGGCCAGGTCCTCACAGGAATTAATGTCCAAGATCACAAGAACGACAAAGGTCACGAAGGAAAGGTTTTCGTGGTTGGTTGGGAGGGTCCAGACGATCCTCTTGATCCTCACAACTGGTCCGTTGGAAGACGGATTGGTGTGACGCTGCAGATCTCCATCATTGCTCTTTTTGTCGGAGCAGCATCCGGAATTGATGCGACTGTTCTTCCGCAAGCTGCAGAGTCGCTTGGAGTCAGTGAGGTTGCTGAATCTCTCGCAACAGGTATGTCTCATGCTCTTTCTCACCGCGCTATGGAAGCTAACATTTTCAGGCCTTTACTTGGTTGGGATGGGCCTCGGTTCACTAATAGCAGGCCCCTTCTCCGAAACATTTGGTAGAAATGCAGTTTACATCTTCTCCATGGCAATCTTCATGATCTGGATCATGGCATCAGCTCTCGCACCCAACTTTGGTGCGCAAATCACGTTCCGCTTCTTGGCTGGCTGCTCAGCTTCAACACCGCTGGTTTGCTCCGGAGGTTCTATCGCAGATATGTACAACAGTCTCGAAAAGACCTGGAGCTTTCCTCTGTATGCTGTAGCTGGTTTTGGTGGACCGATGCTTGGTGCTGTAATGGGCGCTTACATCGGACCATCGAGCGCTGTGAGCTGGCGATGGACTGAGTGGACTATGCTTATAGCATCAGGGCTTGTTCTTGTACTAGTCCTGCTCTTCATGCCTGAGACGTACGGCCCACTTCTCTTGCAGTGGAAAGCAGCTCATTACCGGCGGATCACTGGAGATGACCGGTTTCGATGCCAGCATGAGATTGCTGATGCTAGTCTCTTCAGCAGACTCAAAGTCAGCATGACGCGGCCCTTTCTGATGCTGACTGAACCCATCATTATTGCCATGACGATATACATCAGTGTGCTGTATATTGTACTATTCACCTTCCTTGTCGGCTGGCCGTATATATTTGAGAAAACGTATGGCCTTGACCAGGGACTCGCCAACATCATTTTCATCGCCATGTTTCTCGGAACGCAGATCAACTTCGCTTTTGTTCCTATCGTCTACCGCAAGACACTGCGAGCGACCCAGAACCAGGGAGATGGCCACCTCAAGCCTGAAATACGTCTCTGGTACGCCATGCTCGGTGCAGCTGCTGCGATCCCCATCTCGCTCTTTTGGCTCGGTTGGACCAACTACTCTAGCATCAGCATCTGGTCCGCCATTTTCGCCGTGGTTCTTTTCGGTTATGGCGTCACGGGTATCTTTATCTGCGTTTACATGTACATCATTGACTCTTACGAGATATACTCGGCATCGGCACTAACGTTCGTGTCTTTGACCCGTTATATGATCGCTGGAGGAATGACAGTAGTGGGCATACCGTTCTACGAAAACATGGGCACCCACTATACATTGACCATCATGGCATGTTTCGCGGTGGTATTGGCGGCGATTCCTTACGTCCTGTACTTCTATGGACACAAGATAAGGGCAAAGAGCAAATATGCATTCACACACTAGATGGACAACCAACATTCAGGCTCCCAGATGGAATCAGTATTTATAGTTAGAAGACACCGCAGATTATTCCTCGGCCAATTTCTGCAACATGTCATGCAGCTTCCCGGCCACGAACCCAGGATTATCCAGTTGAATAAAATGACCCGCGTTCGGCACCTGGATAGGTCCTTCACTTCTTTCTGAGCTCGTCAATTTCGCCAGTCCCTCATTATAATGATGCCAGTAAGTATTCATGTAAGCCTGTACAGTCTCCCCAGGAATGTTGAAGTCTGTTCCCGTACGCTCTGCAAAGTAGTTGAAGTCATGCCCCAGAACAGTGATGTATGGGTCTTTGCCGTCGACTTTGGGAAGAGCTGGCGAGTCTGAGTGACCAAGAAGTTGAGTAAGGTTCTTTCGACTGAGACCTTCTCTTGAGCCAACGCTTGGATGAAAGCGCTTTGCGGTCTCTTCTCGAGCAACGCGTAGATTGTCTGCTGTGACCCCTGGCGGAAGACTGGCAGGGTCGAAGCCCTCAGAATCTGGGTCAGGGAAGACGGAGACGAAGTCCGTGTCTGTCAGGACACtgtcgagaagaagggccCCAGCTACGGTGCCGGAGTACTCAGCGGCGTAGAGACGAGTCAGAGCACATCCAATTGAGTTTCCAATCAGCAAAAGCTTGGTGCTATCTGGATTGTCGATGCTCAGCCTCTCTTTCAAGATCTGTGTGATGAGCTGTCGGATATCCCGAACCACAGCCATGCAGTCATGTGCGTGAGTTGGATCCGCAGCTCCCTCATCCTTGGGATCACGATCAGTAGTCTGACCCTGTCCGAAGCGATCAAAGGTCAGCATTGCTGGAAGACCCTGAGGAGAGAGCTCCTTGAGTTTGTTCATTGTTGCAATCCATCCTGCCTGCGGTGCGCCGAGGCCATTGACGAAGACAATAAGAGCTGGGTTGGTAGGCTTCGTTGCTGTAGAAGCAGTGAAGCTGTAGGAGAGCTGCGCGCTTGGCTTGGTTTCCAGGCGGATGAAGTCGAACTTCAGAGTAGCCTGGTCtgccatgatgatcttgatgttTTAGAGGCGAGAGGAGAAGTGGTCGTAAGCTGGAAGTCGGTGCcctttatatatttctcACTGTCAGCATTGCTGACGTCATCTGTgtgatgctgatgaggatTCAGAACTTTGAGAAACATCCGTTAAATCCGACTGAGCTTGAGGCTGTATTTCCGACATTAATAATGCAATTTATTTCCATAACCATGCATATGAAGAAGTGGCATCTTGGCGGCTTGGCGAAAGCCGAAATGGCTGGTAAGCGTAGCTTCATAAGCCAACAGTGTCCAAGGCAGGCTGACCATTCTGTTGCTCTCCCAGGcgtttctcctcctcctcttccctTCTACAAGCGACGCATTgcccatcctcatcattgAAGTGCTCATCCATCTCCTGCTCACAGAAATCATGTGGCTCATTGGAACGACAACCTTTGCATCCTTTCGGCTTGTAAGTACAATCTCGAAGCTGCATTGTCGCGTCACACCAAGCACCGAACAATGTCGCGTCGCTTCCTGGGGTGATCTCCGATGTCCCACGCTCTTCTCTAGCGCAGATGTGTAGAATCTCAACAGGTTTCATGTTTTCGACGCCAGTCTTCTCCACGAGAACccaaccttctccttctggagTCAGTCCAAACGTCGGTGACTCGGAGTAAAACATGGCGGCAGAGACGTCCAGGTCAAATTTGACTTTTAGTAGCCCATTCTCTATAACGTCCTCCCAGGAGGATCTTTGTGCTGGTACGACGAAGATCCAGCTCTTGTAACGATCTCCAACACTCCACCTATTTTCAACGAACTTCGTCAATTCACACCAAGATGGCACGATATGCGGAAGAGGTTCCATTCCTTGGATCTCCGTGGCCAGCTTTTCTTTTGCCTCGGCTTCCGACAGTCCAGTCACAGCGTCGTCCTTCATCTTTCTGATAGCCTCTTTGCGGAACGCTTTCTCGCGGCGGTGATGCTCTATGCATTCTTCCACGGTGTCAAATCCCGTGTATACATCAATGCGTGGCCAATGGTTACGGGCATTACCCCACCCCTCAATAGCATCAGAATATAACAGAGAAGAACCCATGTCGTGAGGATCGAATTCCGGCTCACCCAGACAATACAACTGAATGCTTAGTTTCACAATGGCCGCGTTAGGGCCAGCTCGACTCGCGACAACGTCGTAATGGCGACCTGCATGGTCCTTGAATTCGCCATGGCTGGATTTTCCAATGAACACTTTGCATGGTGCTGTCCCGCCCGTAGACAATCGCCGCTCCGGAGAAGTCATTGTGTTGGTTGTAGAGTCAAAAGGTGAAGAAGCGTGAGTTTGCAAGGAATAATTAGCGGTGAAATGGGGTTTAGGCTACCAGCCCACAAAAGTCTGACTGTTCCCCAAGAAGAAATCACCGGTCTTACATGCAGTTACTCTAGCGAGACTACAAGCATGGCGTTGAACTATCTTAAGTGCGAAAAATTGACAGTATATTTAGTAAATGAATTTGGTATCGTTACGCTTTAAGCCATGAAACTCTCAACTACCTTTCCCTCCATCTTCAATGTCTGATTAAGATAAAAAATTCCCGCACCATTAACTACTCAGAATCCTTCTCCTGGTACAGTGGTGGTCCAGGCCGGAGATCACTGTAGCAGGGCAaactctcctcctcaacatgATCCGAAGGCCTGGCAAAGTCGCTCAACACGACCCGATGCTCAGATCGAAGGATCCGACCTACTCCACTCCTGACAGATAGATCTGGGTTGCCTTGGGGATAAATCTCCTTCATCAGCTGTAGCTCTAGCACCAGGGAATGGGTGACCGATGTGTCGCCGACATCGCCGGTATCTTGGGTGAACCTGGAGGCTTTCTTGATAAAGAAGGGAAACTCCATGCTGAGTGTTCCTGCAGCGTCGTCCGTGGTCCACCCGTCGTAGAACGAAGATTCGCCTATAGTAATTGTCTTCTTTTGTGCGTGGCTCTTTTCGTCTGCTTGACATTCTTGTGCGTGCTGCGAACAAGCCACGGCTGTGCTCTTGATGTTCTCCTGAAGCATCCAGGTGCCTTTACATACACGCCAGAACTGAATGTCCTCCCCATTGTCAGGACAGCTTCGAAGGCCGCTCATAGTGAGTTTCACATAATTCTTGCCACTGGGGTCAAGGACAGGATCGAAACTGCAGCCGACCTCGATTCCAGCAGCTTGGTATATCCGAGTTGATAATAAAGGTTTACTTGGCACTGGTATTGATCTTGCGACGGGAAGAGTGCGGTTGAGTGTGATGATCTCTGGCAGTTTTGACAGTGATCCTGTCCGTCGTATGGATGTTACAGCCTGGAATTCGTATGTGACGGAAACAAGTGACGTATCCATAGAGGGAGGTACATAACTTGGCACTTGGTAAGAGAAAGGATACGTGTAATTGTTGCAGTCAAGTGAGGTCGTCGTCGTAATGAAATGGCAGCGCTTGAGCTCTATTACTTGGTGCTTACATGCTTTGCATGTTCTCTTGAAAGGCTTTCTGTTAACCACATGAACTCGCAATGTGGCAAAGAGGCTATCAAcctcgatggcttcttcaacgtTGAAAAGTAGTGAGCCCGAGATAGTAGAGCCATCAGTAGCATCGTCATTGACAATGACGATCGGAGAAGTATCAATTTGGCAGTCGAGAGATGCAGGAGGCCGATTTGGTGATTTCTGcgatctcttcttgaacaGTGGAGGAGCCAGTGACTGTGGCCTGATCAACTGGGATAGGCCTGTCATGATGTCGGTGGTTGCTGATAATCTGGGGTTCTGCAGGTCAAGAATATCTGGGGAATGAGAAATGAAGAACAGAACAGGTGGTTAATGTTGGACGTCGATTGTAAATGCTTGAGAAAGAATGGTACGAAGAATCAAAATTAAATATTGCTCATACGATTTATTGTAAACGAATAGTTCGGTCATGGTGACAGAGATCCACCATTTCAATGCCCGGTTCAAATTGCCAAGAAGAGCTTTCACACACTTTCGTGATGATTCGATATGAGCTTGGCATTAACACTAAGCCTTATACGGTAATCCATACCGACATCTCAAGAGATCGACTGCGGAGTCCGGCAGCTCTCGATACTTCCATTCAATCAATCATCAAACATAGCGATATTAAGCATTTGTCAAGTGGACTTCTTGCGGTAACTGGACCTGGGCTTTCTAATTTTAGATCTCATCAGGGCCCATCATTTTTGCTTGTTTGAGTCTCAGCATTCGTGGTACACTGGAAGCAGAGCCTTTCCCATCTAGGGTGCAAAGCCAGGCACATTCGGGGTCAAGCTGAGTGAAGCTTCCGCCCGCGCCCTTGACCTGACATCCATTTACCCAAAAAGAGAATCGGGATGCCTTCCGCACTATCAGCCATACATGGCGCCTTGCTTGATGAATTGTGATAGACAAAATTTGCCATCTTATTGCCAGACCGATTCTTCGTCATTGGTGGAGCGTCCCCAGGTCGAGTTAGCGTACCCGATACCGCTATGCCTAAACAGGCTCTCAACCACGACATGATCTCAGCTTCGCGTTGACAAACCAATTCTGGGCACTTCATCACTCAACCTCACCCCTTCATCACCGCATTCCATAATAACGTTACCTACGCACCGGCATGATCTGACCTCAGCAATGTCGGATGATCCGCCCCGTTCTCCCGGTAGAACAGCATCAGGCCAGCCCCGCAAACCCCGGACAAAGAGCTTCTCAGGCtgttggacatgtcgcgCCAAGCATGTGAAATGTGACGAAGCCAAGCCGGAATGCAATCGCTGTCAGAAGGCTGGTGTTGAGTGCGAGGGATATGGAGTACGCATATCTTGGGCTTCGGTGAGGAACCCGACGACCTTTAGAAGGGgagggaggaagagaaaagctGCGGCGAGACTACGCCAGTCGAGAGACTTGGAGTCCATTGGGGAGAGTGTCTCCGAGCAAGATGGCCAATCATCCAATGGCCCAGAGGAGAGTGACAATGGTGACGGTCCTTCGAACGAGGGGCCTTCTGACCTGCCGTCAGAAGCTCAGTCTAGCAATACGCCATACTTCCTCGATCAGCACTTTCCTCTCGACCAAGGTCCTTTCACCGGCCATTTGAACACGCGGATATTCCATTCGTATGAGCTCTTGGGTCAAGGCCTCACGACAGGTCCTCCATATGCTTCCCTTCAGCCTGCGCAACCTCAACTTCCCATGCTGCAACTGTTCGACCAGAACCCCATCCCTCAAGACGACATAAATACCCATAGCACGTCAACGCCTGTCAGCCTCGGTGATGTTAGCACAGGCTCTTTACCATTGCCTGGAGTATCAGAACTTGTCTCACACACATCATCTCCACTCGATACTCCAGGCCAAAGACGCAAGATCACACGTCACCTCGATATTCTTCCTGATCCGGCTCTTCACTGCGAGCTTCTGCAGCACTGGACACTCAGCCTTTGTGACTCACTAAACCCGGTGCCTGGTCATCTCAACCCGTTACGGAGCGCAATGATGCCCATCGCCCTAGAAGGCAGCCGCACGGACTCGGAAAAGTCAACAGGCGCCACGGCATTGTTTCATTTTATCTGTTCAGCGTCAGCATTCCATCTCGCAAAAAAGAGAGAGTGTGAAGAATCGAAAGGATCTCTTGAGAACGTTGCTTTAGAACACCACAATATCGGCATTACTCATCTGGCCAAAAACATCCAGCTATCTAAAAACGGTGCTGATTGCGTGTCACTACTagcatccatcatcat
Above is a window of Fusarium oxysporum Fo47 chromosome XII, complete sequence DNA encoding:
- a CDS encoding major facilitator superfamily domain-containing protein, with translation MQSLLQYRRAGAAAQAQIDRDIGKARQHTTSNAGRDIEAARECRKSLDEKDEPSPGRLPPITEADTYASSDEIPEQSLQQIVTAQTIRQCMSGGIALGQVLTGINVQDHKNDKGHEGKVFVVGWEGPDDPLDPHNWSVGRRIGVTLQISIIALFVGAASGIDATVLPQAAESLGVSEVAESLATGLYLVGMGLGSLIAGPFSETFGRNAVYIFSMAIFMIWIMASALAPNFGAQITFRFLAGCSASTPLVCSGGSIADMYNSLEKTWSFPLYAVAGFGGPMLGAVMGAYIGPSSAVSWRWTEWTMLIASGLVLVLVLLFMPETYGPLLLQWKAAHYRRITGDDRFRCQHEIADASLFSRLKVSMTRPFLMLTEPIIIAMTIYISVLYIVLFTFLVGWPYIFEKTYGLDQGLANIIFIAMFLGTQINFAFVPIVYRKTLRATQNQGDGHLKPEIRLWYAMLGAAAAIPISLFWLGWTNYSSISIWSAIFAVVLFGYGVTGIFICVYMYIIDSYEIYSASALTFVSLTRYMIAGGMTVVGIPFYENMGTHYTLTIMACFAVVLAAIPYVLYFYGHKIRAKSKYAFTH
- a CDS encoding Alpha/Beta hydrolase protein, whose protein sequence is MADQATLKFDFIRLETKPSAQLSYSFTASTATKPTNPALIVFVNGLGAPQAGWIATMNKLKELSPQGLPAMLTFDRFGQGQTTDRDPKDEGAADPTHAHDCMAVVRDIRQLITQILKERLSIDNPDSTKLLLIGNSIGCALTRLYAAEYSGTVAGALLLDSVLTDTDFVSVFPDPDSEGFDPASLPPGVTADNLRVAREETAKRFHPSVGSREGLSRKNLTQLLGHSDSPALPKVDGKDPYITVLGHDFNYFAERTGEIDELRKK
- a CDS encoding fungal-specific transcription factor domain-containing protein, giving the protein MSDDPPRSPGRTASGQPRKPRTKSFSGCWTCRAKHVKCDEAKPECNRCQKAGVECEGYGVRISWASVRNPTTFRRGGRKRKAAARLRQSRDLESIGESVSEQDGQSSNGPEESDNGDGPSNEGPSDLPSEAQSSNTPYFLDQHFPLDQGPFTGHLNTRIFHSYELLGQGLTTGPPYASLQPAQPQLPMLQLFDQNPIPQDDINTHSTSTPVSLGDVSTGSLPLPGVSELVSHTSSPLDTPGQRRKITRHLDILPDPALHCELLQHWTLSLCDSLNPVPGHLNPLRSAMMPIALEGSRTDSEKSTGATALFHFICSASAFHLAKKRECEESKGSLENVALEHHNIGITHLAKNIQLSKNGADCVSLLASIIICIYNEAVTLPTTFWRLHFRGAVEWVNHIDPQVWHKSDAASSLYQMFRSMATVVQAQLLFDNQETSYWKFTNDFGPQPEPYTLYESFGLPQPVYEGLRAMNALQMRKRSPTESDPSPEELDRLEMELYLSAPNRPETSTAKDYADLIYHHGCIFYYAALIHLKRNLKDMPMDAVRPLVEKSLPHIEALPTCTSQRFSPMIWPVAIIAFETGDTTMQQRMLHTLAFFEERSELAIWSQMTHLVKELWALRKREGANIKWHQTALGSMSDSFMLL